From Coriobacteriaceae bacterium, a single genomic window includes:
- the atpC gene encoding ATP synthase F1 subunit epsilon produces the protein MRIRIVCPVSCAYEGDAAFVSIPSTDGEFGVLPAHSSEICTIDRGYVRVSDKAMGTVDHTFAVAGGYAQVADDVVTVLAERACDLATVDADKVKADIQGFEEKLGNLSEDDARRAYLYNEIAWCKLKLAQ, from the coding sequence ATGCGTATCCGCATCGTGTGCCCCGTGAGCTGCGCCTATGAGGGCGACGCTGCGTTTGTGTCGATTCCGTCCACGGATGGCGAGTTTGGCGTTCTGCCTGCTCACTCCAGCGAAATCTGCACGATCGACCGCGGTTACGTTCGCGTTTCCGATAAGGCCATGGGCACTGTCGACCACACGTTTGCCGTGGCCGGCGGCTATGCCCAGGTTGCGGACGATGTCGTGACCGTTCTCGCCGAGCGCGCTTGCGATTTGGCGACCGTCGACGCCGACAAGGTTAAAGCCGATATTCAAGGTTTTGAAGAGAAGCTGGGTAATTTGTCGGAGGATGATGCACGCCGCGCCTACCTCTATAATGAAATCGCATGGTGTAAGCTCAAGCTTGCCCAATAG